A window of Vanessa atalanta chromosome 29, ilVanAtal1.2, whole genome shotgun sequence genomic DNA:
CGTTCAAGCATTATGGAACAAAGTACCCGAACATATTAGAAAAGCTAcctctaaatttacttttaaaactcgTCTACGCGAGCAGATATTGTCAGAAAGCCCTTCGCTCTAATGACTTCTGTATGCATTACAGAAGTCATTAGAGCGAAgggctattattattttgttatgttatatatatgtttttactatagacattatagatcaatatttattttgtagatactatgtgggtatgtatgtatatgttttttatatagttttatatattagtatgtgcatatattgttaattcatttttaattaccgccATCATAAtgtttttctgtttgacctaacggttgactggcagagaatgtcttcaggcattaagtccgccttttgacccattaactttatggtggtcaataaagtatttaaataaataaataagctaactaaacttattaaatttactactCGAAATGTAAATtgcactttttatatatttcaacggTACTTGGTTACGAGATTGTTACGCGATGTACTCTCACCTATCGGTTACAGTCTTGCGGTTAAAATTTCTGTTCTTCTGAGCACCAACTTGTCGTTTATGATACCGAGTGCGTGTTCGCACGGACGCgaaattaaacagttttttttttatattacttattgacCGCGACTTTGTTTTAGGGATTGataagttttaggtataaagagtagcctatgtccttccttaaggttcaagcttgcttcggttcagtggtttagctgttaagagtaacagacagactatGAACAGACAGAATAGGGGGGGATGGTCGCGACATTTTTCTCAATCCAACGTCGCTGCGGGGCCTCAGTGAGCCCAGCTACGTCACATCCCGCTAACACTGGCGAAAGGTGAaccaaaataaaacgataaacataaaatttaacaaatattttattactataaatagcGAGTACTACAACCGGATTCGATACCGTATACTCGATACTTCGAACCGCAAGCGAAGCGGGCGCTGCGCTCCACGCGATCCTTAatcaaacgaattaaaaaaaaacaaacaaaagcaTTCTTTCTACAAACCAAAACAACAActagtttattcaatatataaaaaacaggaatgtatacatgtatgtttGTACGTCGACAGGAGTAAACGATTTTCTTGTGACAAAACTTCCATTGAATTCAATGAGAACGAACAATTATACAATTCTGATATGTTAAAACTACCCGCGTTCCTTAAACGATCAGAAAGAcagacattatatatatataaataatattcgaaattaGCAACGTATACTCACCAACATATACTATGTTTATATGACGCATTCaacgagaaaaatatataattcgtagTCACACAGACATAAGTCTCTGAATTCGAAGACTCCTGTAACACGCTTATTGCTCATTTAAAAATCACACCAAAATCGGTTTAGTCCCTCGTCTCGTCTGACTTTAAAATACAGTCCGTGTGCTCTGTATAAACACAGACAGACAATTGTCATTTGTCAAACTTTCAGTTAAACCTGATTGACTTAACATACCGAAGTTTTATCAAGTTATTGACGATAAAAAGCTTCGTTATGTATCTCACATTAGTTGAGTAGCTTTAAGGatattaatttatcacttttgtaactttaaataattaattgtaactttaatttaaattcaatgaagCAAGCTCATAACGTGACATTATTGTTTATACTAAATTAGTAGAGATATGCAAATACTGACCTAGACAATAACCCCCCCCCCTCACCGGCAAaatttaacaagaaaataagcaataaatatgttattaacagGAGCCTCGATACAAAGAAAtccattttgtacaaatatatatcaaaaacttCATCGCAGTAAACGTTCTGTTCGATCGATATTCACTACGTCGGCTGTTCGATATGTTTCCGTAACGCACGAAGCGGATCGAAAAGAGAACACGTCTTAGAatgagttaataaattaattaaaaatgtaccccGACAGCAACTATCACACAGGGAGGCTGTACACTGGGAGCACTCGCGTCTAACGTAACTGTTATGTTACATAAGCCTATTGTTCTAGACAATTAAAGAATGTTCTAGAATATTTCTGTCCCATTGCTAATTACGTACTTTCGACAACTGCGGGCGGGCGAGCTAGGtgtaataaggaaaataaattaataaatacacataaaatgcAATTAGTCTAAATGAATGAATACGTGTACCGCTGGTGTCTGAACGTTAAACGCGAATGCTCTCCGTGCGTTCTCCTTAAAacccaattattatttattacgcttTAATTGCAATTAGAGTGCGTTATCCAACGGCCGTGACGTACCGAGCGACGAGGGCGCGCCtcttgttatatatgtatatttaaagccATACATACATGTACTATATGTCAGTGACGGTACTATTAAAGCAACGAAAATTACCGACCCAACAAGAAACGATTGCGTACAGTATTGTCGAGTATTGGTCCAATAATTTGATGTACCGTCAGAAGAaaaaattgtttcctttgaacttTCTCTGAAAGATATTACAATTGCTATGAGTTTGGtcacatttgaatattaaatatatattcgtccATATCGAACGCCGCCAGCTCGCCACGAATACTCGCTACGTCACGTCACGGCCCTCCCGCAGCTCCCATCAACAaacttacaattatatttatattctttcaaGTGGATAATTCGATAAAATTCGCTAACATCGGACGGACCTATGTTCATGTAACTTTTACACCGAAATAGGCAACGCATGAGGATATTATCTACTTACACAATATTTGTCATGATACGCGACGCGCGAATGTCAGCCATTGCCGAAAACGTATTTTCACTGAGAGATAACCGACGATCTGATTGCGTTTCGaatcatttttacaattatttttgcttccaaatcaataattttagttgttcaaatgtatttaacttttaacaatttttctATCACGATTCCTAACTTAAATAATTCCATTTGATTTCACCCCCTAACAGAGAGGGACACGTAACGGTTACTTTTTACATAAATCGGAACTGCGGCCTCTCCTTTGCGTACCACTAACTACGTTACAATATACacgataaatgatttttaaatcattttaaatatatagctatatatttattgcttcaATATGGCAGTCATTCTAGTAttctatgtacatataaaaatccGTGCGCCATGACTTTAGGCACATTGCATTTCTCGAATACGAAGTTTTAACAATCACTGAAGATTCGTCACGGAGCTACCCCGTGACAGCAGATTCAGCTCCACACCCCATTCCAACCGCAAGAGTAGAGATCAATAAACCACTTCTATGCTGAtctgacgcgatatcattggccgaggCCGATAATCTATGACATTCTCTATGGACGCGAAATAATTGCGTCTTCAAAGCCGGCAAAGCTGTCGTCGGAGctttggaagttaaattaaaatgggcATAAAGTGAAACAGTGTTATCTTTACTCCTTCCGTTTGGAACAGTGGAGATCCTTTCATCTCGATACAGTTCGAACTATTCAAACTATTTTACTTCCGTTAATGTAGACATATTTGGCATTAATTCTTCAAATTGGACAAGCGGAGCCGGGTGCGCCGTTACGTCACGCGGCTGCAGTATATTGTCTCATATTAACTATCATATAAATCTATACACGACGTCTCAACGCGGTCGATGAAGAACATGTGACAAACGGTCACGTCGCAAACACTTCCCGACATTAAAACTGTCACTTGAAGAGTTTACGTAAAGTGATCACGCGTCACGTGCTCCTCGGCAACCTTCGACGATCGAGAAGACAATTGAACAActaaaagtatacaaaataaatagtatttataaaatcccAACATTACAATCGATTCTCGACTTCACTACATAACAAATAGGATGCATTTTCCTCGCAAAACTGCCACCGGCGACGATCAGTTGCTGAAGTCCGGTTCCATCCCGAGGGTCGTGAGTTTTCTCACGAACTCCGTGCGCTGAGACGGCGTCAGCTCCTGCGAAGGTGGATCATCGGAATGAAACTCTATTATAGTCTATTCGAGGCGACATCCGGCCCGAAGGAGCAACTCACCATGACGAGGCGGTTGACGGTCTGCACGACGGCGTCCTGCTTGATGGCGCGCAGGTTGCGCTCGAGCACCGAGTCGTGGTCGTCGGCCTGCGCCTCGAGCCAGCGGCAGACGGCCTCGTTGTCGTGCTCCCACTGGTGCGACTGCGTCTCGCCGCGGTCCTCCGTGAACCAGCGGCGCAGcgtggcggcggcggcgcgctggTCCAGCGGCTCGGGCCCCGCCGCCGCCTGCACGCGCCGCTCCTGCGCGTTCTGGCGCAGCAGGCGGCGCAGGCGCCAGTGCAGCAGGCGCCGCGACGCGCGCCATGGGACGATGTCCTGTGCGCGAGCGGGCCCCCTGTACTCTATTGTAAACAGAAGATATAGTAGTGGGCAGGAAGCTGAAGAGCACTGTGGGAGTTACAAAGAGAGAAATGGAGTTGGTTATAGAAGATTAGACTATAACGCAGATTTATACCCTAGAAGAGGTAAGTCATTTACATGTAACTTATTGAATATTCATGTTAAACCAATGTTAGGATATAAGATGACTGGATACGTAgctctttttgttttaaattcgcGTGTCGGTATTGACCTCGCTGTGCACGAACCTGTGTGTTGTCGGCTGTAATTCTGGAAATCATATGAAACACAATTGTATGTACATTGTAAAATAGTCTTCCCCTCGAGAGTAGAGTTACTTATTTCTTGGGAGTTACCgagtaaattagaaaataatgtgtcaataatttaatttttgataagctttacataatataatattttatatgaaatcattAATCATATATCATCAAGACAAAGCAGTCAAATAAAGAAACACCGGTGGAGCCTTCAACTTTGGCATGgagtgaattttaaatacaataagttaAATATCTTAATCTTGAGGTATAACAATGAGACAAAAGTATTGCTGCTTCCTGATGTTTACTAACGTCCATTATTGCAATTATTCCCAGGCGTTAGACGCGGGGAAAGCAATCGAAGTAAAAGACAAGAAAGCGATTACGAAGAAGATTCCCAAGAGGAAGAGTCGACCAATACTGGCGACGATGCAGATGACTACAGCAGACGGAGAAAACGGTACCGCCTTGTAATAACGTTACAACATCAAGTAACACTTACTTGCGCATTTATAACATCCCACTTAACAGCCTGTCCGTAAACTTAACATAACAAATTGCTATTTAAAAGGCTTATAACTTTTTGAAGACAATCTAACACCTGAATTACTATAGTCTTAAAGACCAAAGTGACAATgactttttgaaaataattcgcTTATAACTGTcaacattaacaataattacttaaaatgaataacaaaatacaaataaaacggcATATTTTCTATGACTCGGAAATAGTATGTCCGAGGCACccaaacttcgcgccaaaaatTAACCACAGCGTCTGTGAAAGGCAAtcgcactttttttttaatgtattacacTACAAGGTATTGATGCAGGCGGTTTGAATATAACATTAAGCATTTTTCTTGAATTTTAACATaagctttaaattttgttaatttaagtgCAATCGAAGACCAGCCTGAACAAAGTGCCGAGCATACTGAGCAAGCTGAGCAGGACTACATCATTACGCTGCGCCCGACGCAAATAAGGACTTTCATCGTAATGTTTGAGAGAAAGAAAGATTACACTTTATAATACTGATACTCAATAATCTCTATCGCTTATGAAGTCAATTGTATttctaagtaaattattaaataatgaagtaAATCTTATTTGTTTAACTCACCTTCTTATCCCTTTGTATCCGATTtatctttcattttaaatactaatatttgtgctagcctgtctgggtaggcaccacccactcgtcagatattcttccaccaaacagcagtgctcagtattcttgtgttccggtttggagggtgagtgagcctatgcaactactggcacaagagatataacgtcttagttccctaagttggtggcgtattggcgatgtaagggatggttaatattccccacagcgccattatctatgggcggtggtgtccaCTCACCACCAGATGGCCCATTTTTTCGTCCGCTTGCCAATACCACAAAAATGCGATGTATTAAAAATCATTCTGGTCTCATCgcaacgtttaaaattaaaagctaaaAACTGGTTTTAGAAGCGACATTACAATGGCTGAGAAAAGCCGCAACCAATCTACTGATTTCGTATCTAAGCAATAGAATTCAGATGGCAAATGTATCTCTCACAGATATCTGTCTGGATAGATATATAGCTTAAACGAGGGAGTCCCACAGGGATCACTTCTTGGTGCATATTACCtccaaataaacattaatgaCTTAGTTTAATACTTTAGGTGACAAACATGAGATACTATCGTAAGCTCGtgatactataatttttttttatcagtaacCGATGATGCAATTAATGCACTTTAATGATATTCGTTTAAGTGTTTATAATAGAATCAATAGTAAGCCGTTCAAGCATTATGGAACAAAGTACCCGAACATATTAGAAAAGCTAcctctaaatttacttttaaaactcgTCTACGCGAGCACATATTGTCAGAAAGCCCCTCGCTCTAATGACTTCTGTTATgcgctattattattttgttatgttatatgtttttactatagACGTTAtagatcaatttttattttgtagatactatgtaggtatgtatgtatatgttttttatatagttttatgtattagtatgtgcatatattgttaattcatttttaattaccgccttcatggttgtctgtttgacctaaaggttagTCAACCTTgaggcagagaatgccttcaggcattaagtccgccttttgacccattaactttatggtggtcaataaagtatttaaataaataaataagctaactaaacttattaaatttactactCGAAATGTAAATtgcactttttatatatttcaacggTACTTGGTTACGAGATTGTTACGCGATGTACTCTCACCTATCGGTTACAGTCTTGCGGTTAAAATTTCTGTTCTTCTGAGCACCAACTTGTCGTTTATGATTCCGCGATGAGACGCGaaattaaacagtattttttatattacttattgacCGCGACTTCGTTTTAGGGATTGataagttttaggtataaagagtagcctatgtccttccttaaggttcaagcttgcttcggttcagtggtttagctgtgaagagtaacagacagacagttacttacGCATTTACAATCAGTGAGCCCAGCTACGTCACATCCCGCTAACACTGGCGAAAGGTGAaccaaaataaaacgataaacataaaatttaacaaatattttattactataaatagcGAGTACTACAACCGGAATCGATACCGTATCACACTTCGAACCGCAAGCGAAGCGGGCGCTGCGCTCCACGCGATCCTTAatcaaacgaattaaaaaaaaacaaacaaaaacattctTTCTACAAACCAAAACAACAActagtttattcaatatataaaaaacaggaatgtatacatgtatgtttGTACGTCGACAGGAGTAAACGATTTTCTTGTGACAAAACTTCCATTGAATTCAATGAGAACGAACAATTATACAATTCTGATATGTTAAAACTACCCGCGTTCCTTAAACGATCAGAAAGAcagacattatatatatatatatatatatatatatatatatatatatatatatatatataaataatattcgaaattaGCAACGTATACTCACCAACATATACTATGTTTATATGACGCATTCaacgtgaaaaatatataattcgtagTCACACAGACATAAGTCTCTTCGAAGACTCCTGTAACACGCTTATTGCTCATTTAAAAATCACACCAAAATCGGCTTAGTCCCTTGTCTCGTCTGACTTTAAAATACAGTCCGTGTGCTCTGTATAAACACAGACAGACAATTGTCATTTGTCAAACTTTCAGTTAAACCTGATTGACTTAACATACTGAAGTTTTATCAAGTTATTGACGATAAAAAGCTTCGTTATGTATCTCACATTAGTTGAGAAGCTTTGAGGatattaatttatcactttTGTAGCTTTCAACAATTAATTgtgactttaattataattcaatgaaGCACGCTCATAACGTGACATTATTGTTTATACCAAATTAGTAGAGATATGCAAATACTGACCTagaccccccccccctcctCACCGGCAAAATTTAGCAAgaaaataagcaataaatatgttattaacagGAGCCTCGATACAAAGAAAtccattttgtacaaatatatatcaaaaacttCATCGCAGTAAACGTTCTGTTCGATCGATATTCACTACGTCGGCTGTTCGATATGTTTCCGTAACGCACGAAGCGGATCGAAAAGAGAACACGTCTTAGAatgagttaataaattaattaaaaatgtaccccGACAGCAACTATCACACAGGGAGGCTGTACACTGGGAGCACTCGCGTCTAACGTAACTGTTATGTTACATAAGCCTATTGTTCTAGGCAATTAAAGAATGTTCTAGAATATTTCTGTCCCATTGCTAATATACTTATTGCTAGACGACCTTCGACAACTGCGGGCGTGCGAGCTAGGtgtaataaggaaaataaattaataaatacacataaaatgcAATTAGTCTAAATGAACGAATACGTGTACCGCTGGTGTCTGAACGTTAAACGCGAATGCTCTCCGTGCGTTCTCCTTAAAacccaattattatttattacgcttTAATTGCAATTAGAGTGCGTTATCCAACGGCCGTGACGTACCGAGCGACGAGGGCGCGCCtcttgttatatatgtatatttaaagccTTATATACATACACGTGCTATATGTCAGTGACGGTACTCTTAAAGCAACGAAAATTACCGACCCAATAAGAAACGATTGCGCACAGTATTGTCGAGTATTGGTCCAATAATTTGATGTACCGTCAGAAGAaaaaattgtttcctttgagcTTTCTCGGAAAGATATTACAATTGCTATGAGTTTGGtcacatttgaatattaaatacatattcgtCCATATCGAACGCCGCCAGCTCGCTACGAATACTCGCTGCGTCACGTCACGGCCCTCCCGCAGCTCCCATCAACAaacttacaattatatttatattctttcaaGTGGATAATTCGATAAAATTCGCTAACATCGGACGGACCTATGTTCATGTAACTTTTACACCGAAATAGGCAACGCATGAGGATATTATCTACTTACACAATATTTGTCATGATACGCGACGCGCGAATGTCAGCCATTGCCGAAAACGTACTTTCACTGAGAGATAACCGACGATCTGATTGCGTTTCGaatcatttttacaattatttttgcttccaaatcaataattttagttgttcaaatgtatttaacttttaacaatttttctATCACGATTTCTAACTTAAATAATTCCATTTGATTTCACCCCCTAACAGAGAGGGACACGTAACGgttacttattacataaatcGGAACTGCGGCCTCTCCTTTGCGTACCACTAACTACGTTACAATATACacgataaatgatttttaaatcattttaaatatatagctatatatttattgcttcaATATGGCAGTCATTCTAGTAttctatgtacatataaaaatccGTGCGCCATGAATTTAGGCACATTGCATTTCTCGAATACGAAGTTTTAACAATCACTGAAGATTCGTCACGGAGCTACCCCGTGACAGCAGATTCAGCTCCACACCCCATTCCAACCGCAAGAGTAGAGATCAATAAACCACTTCTATGCTGATCtcacgcgatatcattggccgaggCCGATAATCTATGACATTCTCTATGGACGCGAAATAATTGCGTCTTCAAAGCCGGCAAAGCTGTCGTCGGAGctttggaagttaaattaaaatgggcATAAAGTGAAACAGTGTTATCTTTACTCCTTCCGTTTGGAACAGTGGAGATCCTTTCATCTCGATACAGTTCGAACTATTCAAACTATTTTACTTCCGTTAATGTAGACATATTTGGCATTAATTCTTCAAATTGGACAAGCGAAGCCGGGTGCGCCGTTACGTCACGCGGCTGCAGTATATTGTCTCATATTAACTATCATATAAATCTATACACGACGTCTCAACGAGGTCGATGAAGAACATGTGACAAACGGTCACGTCGCAAACACTTCTCGACAAAGTTAGCGATCCGAACTGCTGATCCTATAAACTAATTTGTCAAACGACCATTTATAAAACTGTCATTTGAAGAGTTTACGTAAAGTGATCACGTGTCACGTGCTCCTCGGCAACCTTCGACGATCGAGAAGACAATTGAACAActaaaagtatacaaaataaatagtatttataaaatcccAACATTACAATCGATTCTCGACTTCACTACATAACAAATAGGATGCATTTTCCTCGCAAAACTGCCACCGGCGACGATCAGTTGCTGAAGTCCGGTTCCATCCCGAGGGTCGTGAGTTTTCTCACGAACTCCGTGCGCTGAGACGGCGTCAGCTCCTGCGAAGGTGGATCATCGGAATGAAACTCTATTATAGTCTATTCGAGGCGACATCCGGCCCGAAGGAGCAACTCACCATG
This region includes:
- the LOC125074943 gene encoding acetyl-CoA carboxylase 1-like, translated to MDCSSASCPLLYLLFTIEYRGPARAQDIVPWRASRRLLHWRLRRLLRQNAQERRVQAAAGPEPLDQRAAAATLRRWFTEDRGETQSHQWEHDNEAVCRWLEAQADDHDSVLERNLRAIKQDAVVQTVNRLVMELTPSQRTEFVRKLTTLGMEPDFSN